A genomic segment from Rhodopirellula islandica encodes:
- a CDS encoding endonuclease III domain-containing protein: MTQTPKQPLPPEQIEQVFQILAREMPGRAPGSMGPKGQPNPFRTCISCMLSAQSRDANTAAATKALFQLARTPKTMLRLDDEQISAAIKPCGLYNVKTKNVRKFCTALLDEFGGVVPSTRPELMQLPGIGRKCADIVLQFAFGIDTIAVDTHVHRVCNRTGIAIGNNAEKTAEALNDVAPPWAFAEGHFWLIQFGKRVCLSRAPKCDTCPINEFCLKRAEDRRSEPE, translated from the coding sequence GTGACACAGACGCCCAAACAACCACTGCCGCCGGAACAGATCGAGCAGGTATTTCAGATCCTCGCTCGCGAGATGCCGGGTCGTGCCCCAGGGTCCATGGGACCGAAGGGCCAACCCAATCCGTTTCGCACCTGCATCTCTTGCATGCTGTCGGCCCAATCACGCGATGCCAACACGGCCGCCGCAACGAAGGCCTTGTTCCAATTGGCGCGAACGCCCAAGACAATGTTGAGACTCGACGACGAGCAGATCTCTGCCGCCATCAAGCCGTGCGGGCTGTACAATGTCAAAACCAAAAACGTTCGCAAATTCTGCACAGCGTTGCTGGATGAATTCGGCGGAGTGGTTCCCAGCACCCGTCCGGAGCTGATGCAACTCCCCGGCATCGGTCGAAAGTGTGCCGACATCGTGCTGCAGTTCGCTTTCGGGATCGACACGATCGCGGTCGACACACACGTTCATCGCGTTTGCAATCGGACCGGTATCGCGATTGGCAACAATGCCGAAAAGACTGCCGAAGCACTGAACGACGTGGCTCCCCCATGGGCTTTCGCGGAAGGGCACTTTTGGCTGATTCAGTTTGGCAAGCGAGTTTGCCTGTCACGGGCTCCCAAATGTGACACCTGCCCAATCAATGAATTCTGCCTGAAGCGGGCTGAAGATCGGCGAAGCGAACCCGAGTGA
- a CDS encoding ligase-associated DNA damage response exonuclease has translation MILQSTPTGLYCARGGFYIDPNRPVDRAVVSHAHTDHARWGCRRYLSAKPSEHLLRMRMNDDAEFEFLNYGESISIAGVNISFHPAGHILGSAQVRLEYRGRVEVVTGDYKLGDDPTCESWQPIRCHLMVTESTFGLPVYRWQPDEVTTAAINQWWRESRDAGKCCVLYGYAVGKSQRLLAGLDTSIGPIYTHGAVEKGTQAYRDSGVAMPETTHVGSIDGKHDWSGGMVVAVPSAHGTPWMRKFGRVSTAMASGWMAVRGARRRRSVDRGFIVSDHVDWPSLMQAIEACDPENVWVTHGYSAVVARYLNEQGRQAEVLESSTRSDNEEDAETPERPAESETEA, from the coding sequence ATGATTCTGCAATCGACTCCCACCGGTTTGTATTGCGCACGCGGTGGCTTTTACATTGACCCCAACCGCCCAGTCGACCGTGCCGTCGTCAGTCACGCCCACACGGACCACGCTCGATGGGGCTGCCGTCGGTATTTGTCGGCCAAGCCGAGCGAGCATCTGTTGCGCATGCGGATGAACGATGATGCCGAGTTCGAATTTTTGAACTACGGCGAGTCCATTTCGATTGCCGGAGTCAACATCAGTTTTCATCCTGCCGGACACATCCTGGGTTCGGCCCAAGTTCGCTTGGAATATCGAGGGCGTGTCGAAGTGGTCACTGGCGATTACAAACTCGGTGACGATCCAACCTGCGAAAGCTGGCAACCGATCCGATGTCACCTGATGGTCACCGAGTCGACATTCGGTTTGCCGGTCTACCGCTGGCAGCCGGATGAGGTGACAACGGCTGCGATCAACCAGTGGTGGCGAGAGAGTCGCGACGCTGGCAAGTGTTGTGTGCTGTATGGCTACGCGGTCGGCAAGAGTCAAAGACTGCTGGCCGGATTGGACACCTCCATTGGGCCGATCTACACGCACGGGGCCGTTGAAAAAGGGACACAGGCATACCGGGATTCAGGCGTCGCGATGCCGGAAACCACTCACGTGGGCTCGATCGATGGAAAGCATGATTGGTCGGGCGGGATGGTGGTCGCGGTTCCAAGTGCGCATGGGACACCGTGGATGCGAAAGTTTGGACGCGTCAGCACGGCGATGGCCAGCGGCTGGATGGCGGTTCGCGGAGCCCGGCGACGTCGCAGCGTGGACCGTGGGTTCATCGTCAGCGACCACGTCGATTGGCCGTCGTTGATGCAAGCGATCGAGGCTTGCGATCCAGAAAACGTCTGGGTCACGCACGGGTACAGCGCCGTGGTGGCTCGATACCTCAACGAGCAAGGCCGTCAGGCGGAGGTTCTGGAGTCGTCCACTCGTTCCGACAACGAGGAAGACGCAGAGACTCCCGAGCGTCCAGCTGAATCGGAGACGGAAGCATGA
- a CDS encoding UdgX family uracil-DNA binding protein (This protein belongs to the uracil DNA glycosylase superfamily, members of which act in excision repair of DNA. However, it belongs more specifically to UdgX branch, whose founding member was found to bind uracil in DNA (where it does not belong), without cleaving it, appears to promote DNA repair by a pathway involving RecA, rather than base excision.) — translation MLPTNCVETFKQWRNEARRLIAMGARPVDVHWQTDPDQLSLFEEVPSGSDSGTPPSKTTDQQSDSASSAMTVPRSFLGLAENVACHRDAGRWALLYRTLWRILHEQRELLKITTDDDVYELTQMQKAVTRDVHKMKAFVRFRKVVNDPETFVAWHRPDHRIMRLAAPFFARRFKGMRWSIFTPDESASWDQTSLQYGRGVPASEVDSDDSLEELWKTYYASIFNPARVKVAMMKREMPVRHWATLPEAELIPELLEQAPTRVEKMIETHEGFGQTATHFMPAKINLPSLAAAVSQCSACDLCQDATQAVFGEGNPDARIVVIGEQPGDQEDVQGKPFVGPAGQLLNECLSQAGIDRDEVYVTNTVKHFKFTQRGKRRLHQKPNSREIYACRPWLEAELSVVSPKVIVCLGATPSQALFGRDFRITKSRGVRLQTEWCDQTFATWHPAAVLRMPDESRRAQMQEQLVADLRVAVSHS, via the coding sequence ATGCTGCCAACAAATTGCGTTGAGACTTTTAAACAGTGGCGGAACGAAGCCAGGCGGCTGATCGCAATGGGCGCGCGCCCTGTCGATGTTCACTGGCAAACCGATCCGGACCAATTGAGTTTGTTTGAGGAGGTCCCCAGCGGTTCAGACTCCGGCACGCCACCTAGCAAGACGACGGACCAGCAATCGGATTCTGCCAGTTCCGCGATGACCGTACCTCGTTCCTTTCTAGGACTCGCCGAGAACGTCGCCTGTCACCGCGACGCCGGACGTTGGGCGTTGCTCTACCGAACGCTGTGGCGAATCCTCCATGAGCAACGGGAACTGCTGAAGATCACGACTGACGACGACGTTTACGAACTGACTCAAATGCAGAAGGCGGTCACGCGCGACGTTCACAAGATGAAAGCGTTCGTGCGGTTTCGCAAAGTCGTGAATGATCCCGAGACCTTTGTGGCTTGGCATCGACCTGATCATCGGATCATGCGTTTGGCGGCTCCGTTTTTTGCACGACGTTTCAAAGGCATGCGTTGGTCGATCTTCACGCCGGATGAGTCCGCGTCTTGGGATCAAACCTCTCTGCAATATGGTCGTGGTGTGCCCGCCAGCGAAGTGGACAGTGACGATTCGCTGGAAGAATTGTGGAAGACCTACTACGCATCGATCTTCAATCCGGCTCGCGTCAAGGTCGCGATGATGAAGCGTGAGATGCCAGTGCGACATTGGGCGACGCTGCCCGAAGCGGAGCTGATTCCGGAATTGCTTGAGCAAGCACCGACTCGCGTCGAAAAGATGATCGAAACTCATGAGGGATTCGGCCAGACGGCAACGCATTTCATGCCAGCCAAGATCAATCTGCCGAGTCTTGCTGCTGCTGTGAGCCAGTGTTCCGCTTGCGATCTCTGTCAGGATGCAACGCAAGCCGTCTTTGGTGAGGGCAATCCCGATGCCCGGATTGTCGTGATCGGTGAGCAGCCCGGTGACCAGGAGGACGTTCAAGGCAAACCGTTCGTCGGTCCCGCTGGGCAACTTCTCAACGAATGCTTGTCGCAGGCAGGCATCGATCGCGACGAAGTGTACGTGACCAACACGGTCAAGCACTTCAAGTTCACCCAGCGCGGCAAGCGGAGACTGCATCAGAAGCCAAACTCGCGTGAAATCTACGCTTGCCGGCCTTGGCTGGAAGCGGAACTGTCGGTGGTCTCGCCCAAGGTGATTGTGTGCTTGGGAGCGACGCCATCTCAAGCGTTGTTCGGCCGCGATTTTAGAATTACCAAATCACGCGGAGTGAGGCTGCAAACGGAGTGGTGCGACCAGACGTTTGCGACGTGGCATCCGGCAGCCGTTCTGCGCATGCCTGATGAATCACGGCGAGCCCAGATGCAAGAACAACTGGTCGCTGATCTGCGAGTTGCGGTGAGCCATTCATGA
- a CDS encoding ATP-dependent DNA ligase, which produces MIRFAQLYNTLDSTTKTNEKIAAMSAYLGDVDGLDAAWAIHFLSGNKLRQLVPTKLLRVWAAEQAGIPSWLFEESYHAVGDLAETLALVVPVNTERERAGSSDDHPFGDSRESEQNESALSMTVSSASIVLESGGGEAPLEQSLATWVTQRLLPLRNMEEDEQRTEILAIWRQTPVQVRFVVMKLITGAFRVGVSKRLVTRAIADRFDIPADVIAHRLMGNWKPSVEFFQQLIDPDTNDTRLSQPYPFCLAHALDNEQGPEPLGDASDYVAEWKWDGIRGQVIRREGETFVWSRGEDLMENRWPEIEAAAACLPNGTVLDGEILAAKGDGEVLPFAALQRRIGRKTVGKKLLTEVPVVFHAFDLLEESGRDLRSLPFSDRRERLESLLRSIEHPHLCATKLIDGSSWDTWRTIRESSRQQNAEGLMLKHKQSVYDTGRVRGTWWKWKVQPYTIDAVLIYAQKGHGRRASLYTDYTFALWDDEKLVPFAKAYSGLTDAEIRKVDRFVRTHTNESFGPVRSVSPELVMELAFEGLQRSSRHKSGIATRFPRIQRWRHDKQAADANHLSELLELLR; this is translated from the coding sequence ATGATCCGTTTCGCACAGCTCTACAACACGTTGGATTCAACGACGAAGACCAACGAAAAGATCGCGGCCATGTCTGCCTACTTGGGTGACGTGGATGGGTTGGATGCCGCCTGGGCGATCCATTTCCTTTCCGGGAACAAGCTTCGGCAACTCGTGCCAACGAAGCTGTTGCGAGTTTGGGCTGCGGAACAAGCTGGCATTCCGAGCTGGTTGTTCGAGGAGTCGTATCACGCGGTTGGGGACTTGGCAGAGACCCTTGCATTGGTGGTTCCGGTGAATACGGAACGCGAACGTGCGGGATCCAGCGACGATCATCCGTTCGGCGATTCGAGAGAAAGCGAGCAAAATGAATCCGCTCTGTCCATGACGGTTTCATCTGCGTCCATTGTCCTCGAAAGCGGTGGTGGTGAGGCTCCTCTCGAGCAAAGTCTCGCGACCTGGGTCACGCAGCGGCTGTTGCCGCTTCGCAACATGGAAGAGGACGAACAGAGGACAGAGATTCTGGCGATTTGGCGGCAGACGCCCGTTCAAGTTCGCTTTGTGGTCATGAAGTTGATCACCGGGGCATTTCGCGTGGGAGTCAGCAAGCGTTTGGTGACACGCGCGATCGCGGATCGCTTTGACATTCCCGCTGATGTGATTGCACACCGTCTGATGGGAAATTGGAAACCGTCGGTTGAGTTCTTTCAACAACTGATCGACCCTGACACGAACGACACGCGACTCAGCCAGCCGTACCCGTTTTGTTTGGCTCATGCACTCGACAATGAGCAGGGGCCGGAACCGCTGGGCGACGCCTCGGACTACGTTGCGGAATGGAAGTGGGACGGTATTCGCGGTCAGGTGATCCGACGAGAGGGCGAAACCTTCGTTTGGTCACGCGGAGAAGACTTGATGGAGAATCGTTGGCCGGAGATTGAAGCTGCTGCCGCATGTTTGCCAAACGGGACGGTGTTGGACGGAGAGATTCTCGCGGCGAAAGGCGACGGGGAAGTGCTTCCGTTTGCTGCACTGCAACGACGGATCGGGCGGAAAACCGTTGGCAAGAAACTCTTGACGGAAGTTCCGGTTGTCTTTCATGCCTTTGATCTGCTGGAAGAAAGCGGTCGCGATCTACGCTCACTCCCGTTCAGCGATCGTCGCGAGCGACTCGAGTCCCTGTTGCGATCGATCGAGCACCCGCACCTCTGTGCGACGAAGTTGATCGATGGATCATCGTGGGACACCTGGCGAACAATCCGCGAATCCAGTCGCCAGCAGAACGCGGAAGGGTTGATGCTGAAGCACAAGCAATCGGTCTACGACACCGGACGTGTTCGTGGAACCTGGTGGAAGTGGAAGGTCCAACCGTACACGATCGATGCCGTTTTGATTTATGCACAAAAGGGACACGGCAGGCGTGCGAGTCTGTACACGGACTACACGTTTGCGTTGTGGGACGATGAGAAGTTGGTGCCGTTCGCAAAGGCTTACAGCGGATTGACTGATGCGGAGATTCGGAAGGTCGATCGCTTCGTTCGCACTCACACCAACGAATCCTTTGGTCCGGTTCGCAGTGTGTCGCCGGAACTGGTGATGGAGCTCGCGTTCGAGGGGCTGCAGCGCAGTTCACGACACAAAAGCGGCATCGCGACTCGGTTTCCACGGATCCAACGTTGGCGTCACGACAAACAGGCGGCTGATGCGAACCATCTGAGCGAGCTACTCGAATTGCTCCGCTGA
- a CDS encoding molybdopterin-dependent oxidoreductase, which yields MTDSALPPNQQLVRGDRWPIVGERHPGEIDSPWSLEFCGCVASSPTFSLDEIRAMPQETRQIDVHCVTRWSKPAMSFTGVRLRDLLHDSETPIWTDEANFVSFVARSERNHSTSLPLSEMLELDPIIALQAEGKPLATENGGPMRMVVPGKYFYKSVKWIRRIEFLKEERLGYWESEAGYHNGADPWREERYMASTLTKQEALRVIESRDFREKDLRGIHAAHRDLSGLKATDALLRDADFQSCNLQRAELRDANLSNANLQGADLREACLADADLEGADLSGADLRGCDLRGASLFGATFCQFDSGATPRLTAKFDSKTQLDVASLDALVEDQKAFVLKAIESSGSD from the coding sequence ATGACTGACAGCGCACTTCCTCCCAATCAACAGCTTGTTCGTGGTGATCGTTGGCCCATTGTGGGGGAACGACATCCGGGCGAGATCGATTCGCCTTGGTCGCTCGAGTTTTGTGGCTGCGTCGCGAGTTCGCCGACGTTTTCGCTCGACGAGATTCGAGCGATGCCGCAGGAGACTCGGCAAATCGATGTTCACTGCGTGACGCGTTGGTCGAAACCGGCGATGTCGTTCACCGGCGTTCGTCTGCGAGATTTGCTGCACGATTCGGAAACCCCGATCTGGACCGACGAGGCGAACTTCGTTTCGTTTGTCGCACGGAGTGAACGCAATCATTCGACCTCGCTACCGCTCAGCGAAATGCTGGAACTCGATCCGATCATCGCGTTGCAAGCCGAAGGCAAACCGCTGGCGACGGAGAACGGCGGTCCGATGCGAATGGTGGTTCCGGGCAAGTACTTCTACAAGAGCGTGAAGTGGATCCGCCGGATTGAGTTCTTGAAAGAAGAGCGTCTGGGGTACTGGGAATCCGAGGCTGGATATCACAACGGTGCGGACCCGTGGCGTGAGGAACGCTACATGGCATCGACGTTGACCAAGCAAGAAGCATTGCGAGTGATCGAGTCGCGAGATTTCCGCGAGAAAGACCTTCGCGGCATTCATGCGGCTCACCGGGATTTGTCGGGTTTGAAAGCAACTGACGCGTTGCTTCGGGACGCGGATTTCCAGTCCTGCAATCTTCAGCGGGCTGAGTTGCGAGATGCCAACCTCTCCAACGCGAATCTTCAGGGGGCCGACCTTCGGGAGGCTTGTCTGGCAGACGCGGATCTCGAAGGCGCGGACTTGTCCGGGGCAGACCTGCGTGGGTGCGATTTGCGTGGGGCTTCACTCTTCGGTGCCACCTTCTGCCAATTCGATTCCGGTGCGACGCCCAGGCTGACTGCCAAGTTTGATTCGAAGACTCAACTCGATGTGGCCTCCTTGGACGCATTGGTCGAGGATCAGAAGGCGTTTGTTTTGAAAGCGATCGAGTCGTCGGGGTCGGATTGA
- a CDS encoding M56 family metallopeptidase yields MNLPSYGLSCVVFASLVSIAALTVNRLMHRFATARHGMLLSALVVILASPAWIALLRTPQVASRNPLSGLLVSERDTMMGGEINMLLPLRLETPAKTEVPDSMERHAEWSPNDEVSWEENAITLQSNLPATSLAIQPAIATGTSAESAVQANPLKDRIMRAARSVFPSLVAASLLGTLVVLIRVLVGLVRLRQILRKSTPVSSHRVRESFVEACGRIGLRPDSVRLVVSDQVEIPIAARLIQSVVVLPREMVQDDSPSDLSQVLIHELAHVKRRDQWIVLLQHLASAIHWWNPLVHRLNRCLAEAREEICDNHVLVNCDAPSYCRTLLQITQRQRQTMVPFGAVGLFTSRWKLEQRIQSLLNANRIRATAMTWKGRSLIGLGVLLVLAMGSQLAIPVEAVEPQVTGSSESPAKASVATQSTEDVEEPLQTSAFSGFVKDEFGRPIERAKVVAFYQLSEQREVASLVDASDAEGRFEFTDIPLTNPDLKSLAIYSYASGYAIQARRVHRNSLSAPLNADLLDLDFELQPEAIGIVDVVDEDGQPVAGAVLNQLQSKGETLTSLYLYRDVWEQLGLPVPTSDENGRMEIPSISQARIYDVQLVHPEFAKTPVWETPLSETPLTAVIEKGNPVKFVVTSPTDSDKIDQAKIEVVVNEIGGVFMVVCDVPEDGIVETRLRDANSNISIKHPTLVSRSWYFYRTSQPTMEFSLHRTGSVRGRVVDTETGDGVGQMTVTFGGNHRQLHLLRTDKDGYYEGEVAEGEYSVKIEDIQGQWKATEDDRREIHVGANETVQMKTFTANRSAPIQGRVLLESGEPVANAIVLQGFRQKPILTDADGKFAVVRGSRGNQVVYVIHPTKKLSRVTILPNEAKHLDMVLAPEGSLKGVVIDSDGNALVDVPASLKIQVSSRSNRGSNMSTTIRTKQTDQEGAVRFDGLIEGAQYALEANGKFRSSFGERLRQTSRSFDVAAAPWEVVELKVHSALETELNELARYQQAPGTIQPLNATNWLNGDPVDVVSGEADFRLIVFGRSKHSFEEANLVHQFYGDQGVQVVGVVGNRISGPESRAAWAGELQIPIAVDDGNAKIFSRYGVDSNGSVLLYGADGQFIERINRGRDLLWIMRNHVLYRD; encoded by the coding sequence ATGAACCTTCCATCTTATGGTCTCAGTTGCGTGGTATTCGCCAGTCTCGTTTCGATTGCGGCTTTGACCGTCAATCGATTGATGCATCGGTTTGCAACCGCTCGGCACGGGATGCTTCTTTCCGCATTGGTGGTGATCCTTGCCAGCCCAGCCTGGATCGCTCTGTTGCGAACGCCTCAAGTCGCTTCTCGCAACCCGTTGTCGGGGCTGTTGGTCAGCGAACGCGACACGATGATGGGCGGCGAAATCAACATGCTTTTGCCGTTGCGGTTGGAAACGCCGGCCAAAACGGAAGTGCCTGATTCGATGGAGCGTCACGCGGAGTGGTCGCCGAACGACGAGGTTTCGTGGGAGGAAAATGCGATAACGTTGCAAAGCAATTTGCCCGCGACTTCACTGGCGATCCAGCCCGCGATCGCGACCGGAACGTCTGCGGAGTCTGCAGTCCAAGCAAACCCACTTAAAGATCGGATCATGCGTGCGGCGCGGTCGGTGTTTCCGTCACTGGTCGCGGCGTCGTTGCTTGGCACGCTCGTCGTATTGATTCGCGTGTTAGTCGGCTTGGTTCGATTGCGTCAAATCCTGAGAAAATCCACTCCTGTCTCCAGCCATCGCGTGCGTGAAAGCTTCGTCGAAGCCTGCGGACGTATTGGGCTCCGACCCGATTCCGTTCGTTTGGTGGTTTCTGATCAAGTCGAGATTCCCATCGCCGCTCGGTTGATCCAGTCGGTCGTCGTATTACCTCGTGAGATGGTTCAGGACGATTCGCCATCGGATTTGAGCCAAGTTCTGATTCATGAACTGGCTCATGTGAAACGCCGCGACCAGTGGATCGTGCTTCTTCAGCACCTCGCATCGGCGATCCATTGGTGGAACCCGTTGGTTCATCGTTTGAACCGATGTCTCGCAGAAGCTCGTGAAGAGATTTGCGACAACCATGTGCTCGTGAATTGCGATGCGCCGAGCTATTGCCGGACGCTATTGCAGATCACCCAGCGCCAACGTCAAACGATGGTTCCCTTTGGAGCGGTTGGCTTGTTCACCTCGCGATGGAAGCTCGAACAACGAATCCAATCGCTGCTGAACGCGAATCGAATCCGGGCAACAGCAATGACTTGGAAAGGTCGTTCGCTAATCGGGCTTGGAGTTCTATTGGTGTTGGCTATGGGGAGCCAATTGGCGATCCCGGTTGAGGCGGTTGAGCCTCAAGTCACGGGCTCCAGCGAATCTCCCGCCAAGGCATCGGTCGCGACCCAGTCGACCGAGGATGTGGAAGAGCCGTTGCAAACTTCGGCCTTTTCGGGATTCGTCAAAGATGAGTTCGGCCGGCCAATTGAGAGAGCGAAGGTGGTTGCCTTCTACCAACTGAGCGAGCAACGTGAGGTGGCGAGCTTGGTGGATGCGTCGGATGCGGAGGGGCGTTTCGAATTCACTGACATTCCACTCACCAACCCAGATTTGAAATCACTGGCCATTTATTCCTACGCGAGCGGCTATGCAATTCAAGCGCGACGTGTTCATCGCAATTCCCTTTCGGCACCGTTGAACGCTGATTTGCTCGACCTGGATTTCGAACTGCAGCCAGAAGCAATCGGAATTGTTGATGTGGTCGACGAAGACGGGCAACCGGTGGCTGGGGCTGTCCTGAATCAATTGCAGTCGAAAGGCGAAACATTGACCAGTCTGTATCTGTACCGTGATGTCTGGGAGCAACTTGGTTTGCCTGTGCCAACGTCAGACGAAAATGGCCGTATGGAGATCCCTTCTATCTCGCAAGCCAGGATTTATGACGTTCAGCTGGTGCATCCCGAATTTGCCAAAACGCCGGTTTGGGAAACTCCTCTTTCGGAAACACCTTTGACCGCCGTGATTGAGAAGGGGAATCCGGTCAAGTTCGTCGTCACGAGTCCTACGGACTCAGACAAAATCGATCAGGCGAAGATCGAAGTGGTGGTCAATGAGATCGGTGGCGTATTCATGGTCGTTTGTGATGTCCCCGAAGACGGGATCGTTGAGACACGACTGCGTGATGCCAACTCGAACATCTCGATCAAGCACCCAACGCTCGTCAGCCGGTCCTGGTATTTTTACCGCACGAGCCAGCCAACGATGGAGTTCTCGCTTCATCGCACGGGGTCGGTTCGAGGACGAGTGGTTGATACGGAGACGGGCGATGGAGTTGGACAAATGACAGTCACTTTTGGCGGCAATCATCGGCAGCTGCACCTCCTACGCACCGATAAGGATGGCTACTACGAGGGTGAGGTTGCGGAAGGCGAGTACTCGGTGAAAATCGAAGATATTCAGGGGCAGTGGAAAGCGACGGAGGACGATAGGCGGGAAATCCATGTTGGGGCGAACGAGACGGTTCAAATGAAAACGTTCACTGCGAACCGGTCTGCTCCGATTCAGGGGCGAGTGTTACTTGAGTCAGGCGAGCCCGTTGCGAATGCCATCGTCCTTCAGGGTTTTCGGCAAAAGCCCATCCTGACTGATGCCGACGGAAAGTTTGCTGTCGTTCGTGGTTCGCGAGGGAATCAGGTGGTCTATGTGATTCATCCGACTAAAAAACTGTCTCGTGTGACGATTTTGCCAAACGAGGCGAAACATCTCGATATGGTGCTGGCACCCGAAGGAAGCTTGAAGGGCGTTGTCATCGACTCGGACGGCAACGCTTTGGTGGATGTTCCGGCTTCGCTGAAAATTCAGGTGTCATCGCGCTCAAATCGCGGGAGCAACATGTCGACGACCATACGGACCAAGCAAACCGACCAAGAGGGGGCCGTCCGTTTTGATGGCCTGATTGAAGGAGCCCAATATGCTCTCGAGGCAAATGGCAAATTCAGATCGAGCTTTGGTGAACGGTTGCGGCAAACCAGTCGGTCGTTTGACGTTGCCGCGGCGCCCTGGGAAGTCGTTGAGCTCAAAGTCCACTCCGCGTTGGAAACTGAGCTCAATGAACTAGCCCGGTATCAACAGGCTCCGGGAACGATCCAGCCACTGAACGCAACGAATTGGTTGAACGGCGATCCGGTCGATGTTGTTTCAGGAGAAGCGGACTTTCGTCTGATTGTGTTCGGACGATCGAAACACAGTTTCGAAGAAGCGAATCTGGTGCACCAGTTTTATGGTGATCAAGGGGTTCAAGTCGTTGGCGTCGTCGGGAACAGAATCTCAGGACCTGAAAGCAGAGCCGCATGGGCGGGAGAGCTTCAAATCCCAATTGCGGTCGATGACGGCAACGCCAAGATATTTTCTCGGTATGGAGTCGATTCAAACGGCAGTGTCCTGCTGTACGGAGCAGATGGACAGTTCATCGAACGGATCAATCGAGGAAGAGACCTACTTTGGATCATGAGAAATCATGTTCTGTATCGGGATTGA
- a CDS encoding putative DNA modification/repair radical SAM protein has translation MEVRDKLEILADAAKYDASCASSGSKGTRAGSQIGSTEGMGICHSYTPDGRCVSLLKILLTNYCIYDCQYCVNRISSDTPRARFTVDEVVSLTMEFYKRNYIEGLFLSSGIIQNSDYTMEQLIEVARRLRTDQHFGGYIHLKTIPNASQGLIDQAGAWADRLSVNIELPTESDLVQLAPEKKKPQIVDTMSGIREKIDENKEEKKSGFKPPRFAPAGQSTQMIVGATPTPDLEILKTASELYAGQRLRRVYYSAYSPIPHADARLPGQSPPLVREHRLYQADWLMRFYGFDASEIVADGDSNLSLEMDPKLAWAIANRHFFPVDVNRASREELLRIPGIGVRSVDRILKIRKFQSLRIADLRKLRVAWKRTKWFVETADHNPGLASLDKLDLGERAKPPTTQLLLFDASASAISGEV, from the coding sequence ATGGAAGTTCGTGACAAATTAGAAATCCTTGCTGACGCGGCGAAATACGATGCGTCGTGCGCCAGCAGCGGATCCAAGGGGACTCGCGCTGGCAGTCAGATCGGCAGCACGGAAGGGATGGGGATTTGCCACAGCTACACGCCGGACGGTCGGTGCGTTTCGCTGCTGAAAATTCTGCTCACGAATTACTGCATCTACGATTGTCAGTACTGTGTGAACCGAATTTCCAGCGATACGCCTCGTGCTCGGTTCACTGTCGACGAAGTCGTCTCGTTGACGATGGAATTTTACAAACGCAACTACATCGAGGGTTTGTTCCTGAGTTCGGGCATCATCCAAAACTCGGACTACACAATGGAGCAATTGATCGAGGTCGCTCGTCGACTTCGGACCGACCAACATTTCGGCGGCTACATCCATCTGAAGACCATCCCCAACGCTTCGCAGGGATTGATCGATCAGGCAGGCGCGTGGGCCGATCGTTTGAGCGTCAACATCGAGTTGCCAACCGAAAGCGATTTGGTGCAATTGGCACCGGAAAAGAAGAAGCCGCAGATTGTCGACACGATGAGTGGCATTCGCGAAAAGATCGACGAGAACAAAGAGGAAAAGAAGTCGGGTTTCAAACCGCCACGGTTTGCGCCGGCCGGTCAAAGCACCCAAATGATCGTCGGGGCGACGCCGACTCCCGATCTTGAGATTCTCAAGACGGCTTCCGAGCTCTACGCCGGCCAGCGACTTCGCCGCGTGTACTATTCGGCCTACAGTCCCATCCCGCACGCCGATGCTCGACTTCCTGGTCAATCGCCGCCGCTGGTTCGCGAACACCGTTTGTACCAAGCCGATTGGCTGATGCGCTTTTACGGTTTCGACGCCAGCGAAATCGTTGCGGATGGTGACTCGAACTTGTCGCTGGAGATGGACCCCAAACTGGCGTGGGCGATCGCAAATCGCCACTTCTTTCCCGTGGACGTGAATCGGGCCAGTCGCGAGGAGCTGCTCCGCATTCCCGGCATTGGTGTCCGCAGTGTGGATCGCATCTTGAAGATTCGAAAGTTCCAAAGCTTGCGAATCGCTGACCTGCGAAAGTTGCGAGTCGCATGGAAGCGAACCAAATGGTTCGTTGAAACGGCAGATCACAACCCTGGTCTGGCCAGCTTGGACAAGCTCGATCTCGGCGAACGCGCCAAACCGCCGACGACGCAGTTGCTGTTGTTCGATGCCTCGGCGTCGGCGATCTCAGGCGAGGTTTGA